In one bacterium genomic region, the following are encoded:
- the guaB gene encoding IMP dehydrogenase produces MSLNTFVQSFMEKFPQEGLTFDDVSLITQYADFLPEQADIRSQLTRNITLNMPFASAAMDTVTESPMAIAMALMGGIGIIHKNLSPKRQADHVARVKHYLNGLIRAPIVFRATDTLETVHKTKEQKGFTFSGFPILDENDRVVGILTAADIKFASDITAPVTDVMTANVISAPSETTLQDAYRLMKKHRIGKLPLVDKDGKLAGLYSFCDVRTLVENVEPLYNRDSRYRLRVGAAIGPNDQERVAILAKAEIDVVVVDTAHGHTKGVIEMVKWVKQHHPNIDVVAGNIATGEAATALLEAGADAVKVGIGPGSICTTRVVAGVGIPQISAIYDCAKALKGAIPIIADGGIRHSGDVPKAIVAGADTIMAGSLFAGTDESPGEKIIHQGRQYVVYRGMGSLAAMREGSASRERYGQSNIHEADLVPQGIEGIIPYSGSVRKVMIQYCGGLKASMGYCGCRTIDEFQKRGRFIRVSMAGVTEAHPHDVKIMKEAPNYRS; encoded by the coding sequence ACGAGAAATATTACGCTTAACATGCCCTTCGCCAGTGCCGCAATGGATACCGTTACGGAAAGCCCTATGGCCATCGCGATGGCGCTTATGGGTGGCATCGGGATCATCCACAAAAATCTGTCTCCCAAACGGCAGGCCGATCACGTGGCTCGTGTTAAACATTACCTGAACGGCTTAATTCGAGCCCCGATCGTGTTCCGCGCCACCGATACCTTGGAAACCGTTCATAAGACCAAGGAACAAAAGGGCTTTACCTTCAGTGGCTTCCCTATTCTTGATGAAAATGACCGGGTAGTAGGCATATTGACCGCCGCAGATATCAAATTTGCCAGTGACATTACGGCCCCTGTAACCGATGTGATGACAGCCAATGTCATCTCCGCCCCCTCGGAAACGACCCTTCAAGATGCTTACCGCCTGATGAAAAAACACCGGATCGGCAAATTACCGCTGGTGGATAAAGATGGCAAATTGGCGGGACTTTACAGTTTTTGTGATGTTCGAACCCTTGTTGAAAACGTTGAACCGCTCTACAATAGGGATTCACGTTATCGGTTACGCGTTGGGGCCGCCATCGGACCCAACGATCAGGAACGTGTCGCCATTCTGGCAAAGGCCGAAATTGACGTCGTTGTTGTCGATACCGCACACGGCCATACAAAAGGCGTCATTGAAATGGTTAAATGGGTCAAACAGCATCACCCAAACATTGATGTCGTTGCCGGAAACATCGCGACCGGGGAAGCCGCCACTGCCCTTCTTGAGGCAGGAGCTGATGCCGTAAAAGTTGGCATTGGCCCCGGCTCTATTTGTACGACCCGCGTGGTGGCCGGAGTCGGGATCCCCCAGATTTCAGCGATTTATGATTGTGCCAAGGCATTAAAAGGGGCCATCCCCATCATTGCCGATGGCGGCATACGTCACTCAGGGGATGTCCCTAAAGCTATTGTCGCTGGCGCGGATACCATTATGGCAGGATCGCTGTTTGCAGGTACCGATGAAAGCCCCGGCGAAAAAATCATTCATCAAGGCCGTCAATATGTAGTGTATAGAGGGATGGGAAGTTTGGCAGCCATGAGGGAAGGCTCCGCAAGTCGAGAACGGTATGGCCAAAGTAATATCCACGAAGCGGATCTGGTTCCTCAGGGAATTGAAGGAATCATCCCTTATTCAGGTTCTGTTCGCAAAGTGATGATTCAATATTGTGGCGGCCTGAAGGCTTCCATGGGATATTGCGGATGCCGTACGATCGATGAGTTTCAAAAACGAGGCCGATTTATCCGTGTTTCCATGGCGGGCGTCACTGAAGCGCATCCTCATGACGTGAAAATAATGAAGGAAGCCCCGAACTACCGGTCCTAA
- a CDS encoding polyprenol monophosphomannose synthase: MHNVLIIIPTYDEKDNVSPLSKAILDIAPTVNILFVDANSPDGTGKILDELAAADPRISVLHQPGKSGLGRAYIEGFQWALKKSYEFIFEMDADHSHSPREIPNFLKAAKEADLVLGSRYIHGIRITNWPLSRLLLSMGGALYVRLLTGMPFKDPTGGFKCFRRRVLEAINLDKVKSNGYSFQIEMTHAAWLEGFRVKEIPITFEDRRMGYSKMSGGIFREALTMVGLLWVRSGLRRSPKQKTPPPPKQA; the protein is encoded by the coding sequence ATGCACAATGTCTTGATTATTATTCCGACATACGACGAGAAGGATAACGTCAGCCCCCTGTCAAAAGCCATCCTCGACATTGCTCCCACTGTTAACATCCTTTTTGTTGACGCCAATTCGCCCGACGGCACAGGCAAAATACTCGATGAATTGGCGGCAGCCGATCCACGTATCTCTGTCCTGCATCAGCCCGGAAAATCTGGTTTGGGGCGTGCCTATATCGAGGGATTTCAATGGGCACTCAAAAAGTCATATGAATTCATCTTTGAGATGGACGCTGATCACTCGCACAGTCCTCGTGAAATCCCGAATTTCTTAAAAGCGGCCAAAGAGGCGGATTTGGTCCTTGGCTCAAGATATATCCATGGAATTCGGATCACAAACTGGCCGCTCAGCAGACTCCTTCTTAGCATGGGGGGAGCACTGTATGTCCGCCTACTCACCGGTATGCCATTTAAAGATCCAACAGGCGGTTTCAAATGCTTTCGGCGGCGGGTATTGGAAGCCATTAATCTGGATAAGGTAAAATCCAATGGGTATTCTTTCCAAATTGAAATGACCCATGCGGCTTGGCTGGAGGGTTTCAGAGTCAAAGAAATTCCTATAACGTTTGAAGACCGACGGATGGGCTATTCCAAAATGAGCGGTGGTATTTTCCGTGAGGCCCTCACCATGGTCGGTCTGCTTTGGGTAAGAAGCGGGCTGCGCCGCTCCCCGAAACAGAAAACTCCGCCGCCCCCGAAACAAGCATGA
- a CDS encoding decaprenyl-phosphate phosphoribosyltransferase: MMNRPQDILQALRPNQWTKNIVVLAAFFFALGDRSLSIPLSSFYPVLLATVFFCFASSGIYIINDIKDLEADRVHPVKKHRAIAAGRVSIPLITFISFFLMGVALAGAFWISRPFALILSIYVSLQFIYTFWLKEIALVDVFIIALGFVLRAAGGGLAMPVPIPISPWLLLCAFLLALFLALCKRRHEKILMVGAAVSHRANLEFYDTKLLDQLIAIVGATTIVSYAIYTLSTETVHKFGTPLLAVTIPFVMFGIFRYLDLVYRKEGGGRPEKTLLTDIILIVDLCLFSLCLLGIFVYTRHFTPHL, translated from the coding sequence ATGATGAATAGGCCACAGGATATTCTCCAGGCGCTTCGCCCGAATCAGTGGACCAAAAACATCGTCGTGTTAGCCGCCTTTTTTTTCGCGCTGGGAGACAGATCACTTTCAATCCCCCTATCCTCTTTCTATCCGGTATTACTGGCCACTGTATTTTTCTGTTTCGCCTCCAGCGGCATCTACATCATCAATGATATCAAGGATCTTGAGGCGGATCGTGTTCATCCAGTAAAAAAACATCGCGCCATTGCAGCCGGCCGCGTTTCCATCCCACTTATCACCTTTATTTCCTTTTTCCTGATGGGCGTGGCGCTTGCTGGCGCATTTTGGATATCCAGACCCTTCGCGCTCATTTTGAGCATTTATGTCAGCCTTCAGTTTATCTACACGTTCTGGCTCAAGGAAATTGCCCTCGTAGATGTATTCATTATTGCGCTTGGCTTTGTTTTACGGGCAGCAGGCGGCGGGCTGGCTATGCCCGTCCCCATTCCTATTTCACCCTGGCTTCTGCTGTGCGCCTTTCTTTTGGCCCTATTCCTGGCTCTATGCAAGCGACGCCATGAAAAGATTCTCATGGTAGGGGCGGCCGTCTCTCACCGTGCTAACCTTGAATTTTATGATACTAAACTACTGGATCAACTCATTGCCATTGTCGGCGCCACAACCATTGTCTCTTACGCCATTTACACACTCTCCACCGAAACTGTTCATAAATTCGGAACCCCCCTGCTGGCTGTCACCATTCCCTTCGTCATGTTCGGCATTTTCCGGTATCTTGACCTCGTCTATCGAAAAGAAGGCGGAGGACGCCCGGAGAAAACCCTGCTTACTGACATAATCCTGATTGTTGACCTTTGCCTTTTCAGTTTATGCCTCCTGGGAATCTTTGTTTACACCCGTCACTTCACTCCTCACTTGTAA
- the trmB gene encoding tRNA (guanosine(46)-N7)-methyltransferase TrmB — MVRERITNRIFNDAFLIPKPEPEAQLPLQSFYGSLQPVEVDIGCGRGRFLLARANSCPHLNFLGIDLSLLRLRKIDRKAVANGLTNIRLVNGDALRILTALPPESISICYVYFPDPWPKRRHHVRRLVAPPLVDVISKTLVPNGIIHLCTDHHDYFSAMQQVWRRDQRYTEIAPYIPPPEEETDFCLIFKDQGLAAHRCSFQKRIPSIIDAKAHLD; from the coding sequence ATGGTACGAGAACGCATTACTAATCGCATCTTCAACGATGCCTTTCTCATCCCTAAGCCTGAGCCAGAAGCCCAACTCCCCTTACAATCGTTTTACGGGTCGCTTCAACCCGTGGAGGTTGACATCGGCTGCGGCAGAGGCCGCTTTCTATTGGCCCGAGCCAATAGTTGTCCTCATCTTAATTTTTTAGGCATTGATCTGTCATTGCTCCGTCTCCGGAAAATTGACAGAAAAGCAGTGGCCAATGGTCTTACTAACATCCGGTTGGTAAATGGGGATGCCCTGCGCATATTGACGGCATTACCCCCGGAATCCATTAGCATATGTTACGTCTACTTCCCTGATCCTTGGCCCAAACGTCGCCATCATGTCCGCAGACTCGTCGCCCCCCCGCTCGTAGATGTCATCTCAAAAACGCTTGTTCCCAACGGAATAATCCACCTGTGCACCGATCATCATGATTATTTTTCAGCCATGCAGCAGGTCTGGCGAAGGGACCAACGCTATACCGAAATTGCGCCTTATATCCCGCCCCCTGAGGAAGAAACCGATTTCTGCCTGATTTTCAAGGATCAAGGGCTGGCCGCCCACCGTTGCTCTTTCCAAAAAAGAATCCCCTCCATTATTGACGCTAAGGCACACCTCGATTAG
- the panC gene encoding pantoate--beta-alanine ligase: MRVMTSVKAMQQHALGEKRAGRKIGLVPTMGYLHEGHLSLVALARAHAEVVIVSIFVNPIQFLPGEDLASYPRDFERDRELCTRAGVDLIFCPNPEEMYAADHSVFVEETSLSNVLCGASRSGHFRGVTSVVAKLFNITLPDVAVFGQKDAQQCRVIQRMVRDLNIPVEIIVGPIIREPDGLAMSSRNKYLSPANRKRALCLRRALATAERLVQAGERSIMPVKLAVMAVISEVPEALIDYVVFMDNETLEPVSEIQRPVLAALAVRIGGTRLIDNTILG, encoded by the coding sequence ATGCGGGTCATGACGTCGGTGAAGGCCATGCAACAGCATGCCCTGGGTGAGAAGCGGGCTGGCCGGAAGATCGGGCTGGTGCCGACCATGGGGTATCTTCACGAGGGGCATCTGTCCTTGGTGGCTCTGGCTCGAGCGCATGCTGAGGTTGTCATTGTCAGCATTTTTGTCAACCCGATCCAATTTCTGCCCGGCGAAGATTTGGCCAGTTATCCCCGCGACTTTGAACGGGATCGAGAATTATGTACGCGAGCGGGGGTGGATCTGATTTTTTGCCCGAATCCTGAGGAAATGTATGCTGCAGACCATAGCGTATTTGTGGAAGAAACCTCTCTGTCCAATGTGCTTTGCGGTGCAAGTCGTTCGGGGCATTTCAGGGGGGTGACGTCGGTTGTGGCAAAGTTATTCAACATTACTTTGCCTGATGTCGCTGTTTTTGGACAAAAAGATGCCCAACAGTGCCGTGTTATTCAGCGAATGGTGCGGGATCTGAATATTCCTGTGGAAATTATTGTAGGGCCGATTATTCGTGAGCCTGATGGGTTGGCGATGAGTTCTCGTAACAAATACCTTTCTCCGGCTAATCGCAAGCGGGCCTTATGTTTGCGGAGGGCACTTGCCACGGCCGAGAGACTGGTGCAGGCAGGGGAACGTTCGATCATGCCTGTCAAGTTGGCCGTTATGGCCGTGATATCAGAGGTTCCTGAGGCCCTTATTGATTATGTGGTTTTTATGGACAATGAGACACTCGAGCCCGTCTCTGAAATCCAGCGACCTGTTCTGGCCGCATTGGCCGTTCGAATCGGTGGCACGCGCCTGATCGATAACACTATCCTGGGATGA
- a CDS encoding ATP-binding protein — MKTDVHLARTERLEMAGLVAGQIAHDFNNLLTPLLAYPDLIRNEVKQNAVVNEYLSIIEKTATEMQHLTLKLLTLARRNRVSRAVFDISDVIGEVVQALQAGLPQGIAVKCDLVVTPCNIAGSRSQIHAALENLCQNALDAMGTSGSLFIKSENVYLDTPFGEYQTVTRGAYVKISVRDTGAGIPEDIREKIFDPFFTTKRATKRRGSGLGLSIVHGIIKDHLGYVDFESTLGKGSTFFMYLPVAKDFAKEQMTSPLPMESERVPVVVDDSPPSEKPIAPRILIADDEQMIRKLFGMILMFEFPEAVIDQVSDGEQAVAAFSKSCHDLIIMDLQMPGQDGRESFFEIRKICTDRNWRLPPIVFCTGFTPAESLADIIKDGLVNCLLRKPIKAELLLEAVRKRLPK; from the coding sequence ATGAAGACTGATGTTCATTTGGCCAGAACAGAACGATTGGAAATGGCCGGTTTGGTGGCGGGCCAGATCGCGCATGATTTCAATAACCTGTTAACTCCTCTGCTGGCCTATCCCGATCTCATCCGAAATGAAGTTAAACAAAACGCTGTTGTTAATGAATATCTCTCGATCATTGAGAAAACTGCGACAGAAATGCAGCATTTGACGTTGAAATTACTGACCTTGGCGCGCCGCAATCGGGTGAGTCGAGCGGTGTTTGATATCAGTGATGTGATTGGGGAGGTCGTTCAGGCATTGCAGGCAGGCCTCCCGCAAGGCATTGCGGTTAAGTGTGATTTGGTGGTTACCCCTTGTAATATTGCCGGAAGCCGTTCCCAGATTCACGCGGCATTGGAAAATCTATGCCAAAATGCATTGGATGCGATGGGGACATCCGGATCATTGTTCATCAAGTCGGAAAACGTATATCTGGATACCCCGTTTGGTGAATATCAAACTGTGACCCGTGGGGCCTATGTAAAGATCTCTGTGCGTGATACGGGGGCGGGGATACCGGAGGATATCCGGGAAAAAATATTCGACCCTTTTTTTACTACTAAACGTGCTACCAAACGACGCGGGTCGGGGCTGGGATTGAGCATTGTTCACGGGATTATAAAAGATCACCTGGGGTACGTTGACTTTGAGAGCACTTTGGGAAAAGGATCGACCTTTTTTATGTATTTACCTGTCGCAAAAGATTTCGCCAAGGAGCAAATGACGTCCCCTTTGCCGATGGAATCTGAGCGTGTTCCGGTTGTGGTTGATGATTCACCCCCATCGGAAAAACCGATAGCTCCTCGAATTTTAATTGCTGATGATGAGCAAATGATCCGGAAGCTTTTCGGCATGATTCTCATGTTTGAATTTCCGGAGGCTGTGATCGATCAGGTATCGGACGGTGAACAGGCTGTGGCGGCGTTTTCGAAGAGTTGCCATGACCTGATCATCATGGACTTGCAGATGCCAGGGCAGGATGGGCGGGAATCTTTTTTTGAAATTAGAAAGATTTGTACGGATAGGAATTGGCGCCTGCCGCCTATTGTCTTTTGCACTGGGTTTACTCCGGCCGAATCGTTGGCGGATATTATCAAGGACGGCTTGGTTAATTGTCTGCTTCGAAAACCGATTAAGGCGGAGTTACTTCTGGAGGCTGTGCGGAAGCGTCTGCCAAAATGA
- a CDS encoding redox-sensing transcriptional repressor Rex, whose amino-acid sequence MSETQNIKIPISVIRRLPKYLTMAKQLRSEGVEWVSSDALAEALSLTSSTVRQDISHIDFQGISKKGYSTAGLETVLTLTLGADQESVCVVIGAGNLGRALATHEEFARQGFRICDVFDNHPAVVGETISRFVVRDVEELPEVVKRQKVAIGIVAVPHDVAQAVVDRLIKAGIRGILNLTAAHITVPAGVALVDARIIANLRELAYVLKVNERNDLS is encoded by the coding sequence ATGAGTGAAACTCAAAATATAAAAATTCCGATTTCCGTGATTCGTCGTTTGCCAAAGTATCTGACGATGGCCAAACAATTACGCTCGGAAGGGGTGGAATGGGTTTCATCAGACGCTTTGGCGGAAGCGCTCTCCTTGACTTCGTCTACGGTGCGGCAGGATATCTCACATATCGATTTCCAGGGGATATCTAAAAAAGGGTATTCAACGGCTGGTTTGGAAACGGTGTTGACGCTCACTTTAGGTGCGGATCAGGAGAGCGTGTGTGTCGTGATCGGAGCGGGTAATTTGGGGCGTGCCTTGGCAACGCATGAAGAGTTTGCGCGACAGGGGTTCAGGATTTGCGATGTTTTTGACAATCACCCTGCGGTAGTTGGCGAGACGATTAGTCGATTTGTTGTCAGGGATGTGGAAGAGTTGCCTGAGGTCGTCAAGCGGCAGAAGGTGGCGATTGGTATTGTCGCTGTACCTCATGATGTGGCGCAAGCAGTAGTGGATCGCCTGATTAAAGCGGGGATTCGGGGAATTTTGAATCTGACGGCAGCGCATATTACGGTTCCTGCTGGGGTAGCATTGGTGGATGCCAGAATCATCGCTAATTTGCGTGAATTGGCCTATGTGTTGAAAGTAAATGAGCGAAATGACTTATCATGA
- a CDS encoding PfkB family carbohydrate kinase — protein MKPVQLVVVGSIGLDTIETPHAKKIEILGGSVSYACASASFFTPTGMVGVVGADFPEPCVDVYRQFGINLCGLQKSRGKTFRWSGIYEQDMNNRRTLATELNVLETFMPELPDDYTRAPFLFLANIAPQLQLHVLSQAKSPKFVAADTMDLWINIALHPLREVIAAVDLLTLNESEARLLAGENNLVRAAKKILGWGPKYVIIKKGEHGAMLFTLKEIFVVPAYPLEIVHDPTGAGDTFAGGLMGALSEGGEVSEAAICKAMGYGSVVASFGVEDFSLGRLQNLSRHEINRRFAAFKRLTHFDTVETG, from the coding sequence ATGAAACCAGTACAGCTTGTAGTTGTGGGATCGATCGGGCTGGATACCATTGAAACGCCTCATGCGAAAAAAATTGAGATTTTAGGTGGATCGGTAAGCTATGCCTGTGCCAGCGCGTCTTTTTTTACGCCCACAGGTATGGTGGGGGTAGTGGGCGCCGATTTTCCTGAGCCGTGTGTGGATGTCTACCGCCAGTTCGGGATTAATTTATGCGGGCTGCAAAAAAGCCGCGGGAAAACTTTCCGCTGGTCGGGAATTTATGAGCAGGACATGAATAATCGCCGGACACTGGCGACGGAACTCAATGTGCTTGAGACCTTTATGCCCGAATTACCGGATGACTATACCCGCGCGCCATTTTTGTTTTTGGCTAATATTGCGCCTCAGTTACAATTACACGTGTTGTCACAGGCAAAGTCACCCAAATTTGTGGCAGCCGATACGATGGACCTCTGGATTAATATTGCGCTTCATCCGCTGCGTGAGGTTATTGCCGCAGTTGATCTTCTGACTTTGAATGAGTCTGAAGCCCGCCTTTTGGCTGGAGAAAACAATTTGGTTCGAGCCGCTAAAAAAATTCTAGGCTGGGGCCCAAAATATGTCATTATTAAAAAAGGTGAGCATGGCGCGATGCTGTTTACGTTAAAGGAGATATTTGTGGTGCCCGCCTATCCCCTTGAGATTGTGCACGATCCGACGGGCGCAGGGGATACTTTTGCCGGAGGTTTGATGGGAGCCTTGAGTGAGGGGGGCGAGGTGAGTGAAGCGGCCATTTGTAAAGCGATGGGGTATGGCAGTGTCGTAGCCTCATTTGGCGTGGAAGATTTTAGTTTGGGGCGGTTGCAGAATTTGTCCCGGCATGAGATCAATCGCCGTTTTGCCGCATTTAAACGGCTCACTCATTTTGATACAGTAGAAACGGGGTAA
- the ricT gene encoding regulatory iron-sulfur-containing complex subunit RicT: protein MHKEKEFPVYRSALIHLDDDSLVNATCPFELVIHQGELCVIECNRIPESGHVVQLIDHEGEMPVKGTIPFVVRRATLQDQSRASENQVVGRMALKTVHKRVEEFKLALHVVQVRYSFDRSVLHVTFTSEDRVEYAECIKALAGELRARIEMKAIGVRDAAKVVGGMGVCGRAICCKTWMKDFNVVTVKMAKAQHLALNPGAISGTCGRLKCCLKHEYESYKLAGDKFPKDGARVSCGENCGCIWEKDILKQRVKIRLDDGRIVDCALADVSREKE from the coding sequence GTGCATAAAGAGAAAGAATTCCCTGTGTATCGTTCGGCTCTCATACATCTTGATGATGATTCGCTGGTGAATGCCACTTGCCCCTTTGAGTTGGTCATCCATCAAGGGGAGCTTTGTGTCATTGAATGTAACCGCATTCCTGAGTCGGGGCATGTGGTTCAGCTGATTGATCATGAAGGTGAGATGCCAGTAAAAGGAACGATTCCCTTTGTGGTGCGAAGAGCCACGCTTCAGGACCAATCGAGGGCTTCTGAAAACCAGGTCGTTGGGCGGATGGCACTCAAGACTGTACATAAAAGGGTCGAGGAGTTTAAACTCGCTCTTCATGTTGTTCAGGTGCGCTACAGTTTTGACCGGTCTGTGTTGCATGTCACGTTTACTTCCGAGGACCGGGTTGAGTATGCTGAATGCATCAAGGCACTGGCAGGGGAATTGCGTGCGCGCATTGAAATGAAGGCCATTGGTGTCCGGGATGCTGCCAAAGTGGTTGGAGGGATGGGGGTCTGCGGGCGTGCCATTTGTTGCAAAACATGGATGAAAGATTTTAATGTGGTGACGGTTAAGATGGCTAAAGCTCAACATTTAGCGCTTAATCCGGGAGCCATCAGTGGAACATGCGGACGTTTGAAGTGCTGTCTCAAGCATGAATATGAGAGCTATAAATTGGCGGGGGATAAATTCCCGAAAGATGGTGCCCGTGTTTCGTGTGGCGAGAACTGCGGTTGTATTTGGGAGAAGGATATTCTGAAACAGCGGGTTAAGATCCGTTTGGATGATGGGCGCATTGTGGATTGTGCGCTCGCGGACGTGTCTCGGGAAAAGGAGTAG
- the tmk gene encoding dTMP kinase, which yields MTSKGRFITFEGPEGGGKSTHIKCLTERLKGLGHPVILTREPGGTLTGETIRGILQHEQSGEAICPEAELFLFEASRAQLVQTVILPALNKGVWVLCDRYIDSTSAYQGYGRGFDLETIFTLNKYATGTCVPDLTIIMEIDVKTGRERLHQRNLAQNTTSDRIEREASDFHERVHRGFLELAKRWPDRIKVVNAMREPEAVAADIWALVKVISEVRDSEFRNQHAE from the coding sequence ATGACATCAAAAGGGAGATTTATAACCTTCGAAGGTCCGGAAGGGGGGGGGAAATCTACCCACATCAAGTGCCTGACGGAGCGTTTAAAGGGGCTGGGGCATCCGGTCATCCTGACACGTGAGCCTGGCGGAACCCTGACCGGGGAAACAATTCGGGGGATTTTGCAACATGAGCAATCCGGAGAGGCGATTTGTCCGGAGGCTGAATTGTTTCTTTTTGAGGCAAGCCGAGCCCAGTTGGTTCAGACTGTTATCCTTCCCGCCCTGAATAAAGGGGTATGGGTTTTGTGTGACCGTTATATTGATTCCACTTCCGCCTATCAGGGGTATGGGCGGGGATTTGATCTTGAGACGATTTTTACCCTTAATAAATATGCCACGGGCACCTGCGTTCCTGATCTTACGATTATCATGGAGATTGACGTCAAGACCGGGCGGGAACGGTTGCATCAGCGTAATCTGGCACAGAATACGACGAGTGACCGGATCGAACGGGAGGCGTCTGATTTTCACGAGCGGGTGCATCGCGGCTTTCTTGAACTGGCGAAGCGGTGGCCAGATCGGATCAAGGTCGTGAATGCCATGCGCGAGCCGGAGGCGGTTGCGGCTGATATTTGGGCCTTGGTTAAGGTTATCTCAGAAGTCCGGGATTCGGAATTCAGGAATCAGCATGCAGAATGA
- the cysS gene encoding cysteine--tRNA ligase, with the protein MMKIHNTLTQQLEEVVPLEGNRIRLYTCGPTVYNYAHIGNFRAYIFEDLLRRCIKYFGFEVVQVMNLTDVDDKTIAGAIKAGVSLDAFTKIFKVAFFEDLKGLNVEPAEHYPAATDHIPEMIDIIKKLMDKGHAYQSEDGSIYFSVSSFPGYGKLAHLDMAGLRPGARVHQDEYEKENVADFALWKAWDAKDGDVVWDAPWGRGRPGWHIECSAMATKYLGESFDMHTGGVDNVFPHHEDEIAQSEAASGKPYVRYWLHCAHLIVDGRKMSKSLGNFYTIRDVISKGYSGREVRYVLMAGHYRQSLNFSFDALVAARNALQRLDEFQDRLKELAGDLRVPCELPDWAVILKAKFDAGLADDLNISESLGALFDLVHAGNRAIDAKTLTREQAAVIVDMLLKLDAVLGFLTKPAEAIPIEAINLLALRQQARQSKNWPEADRVRNELATIGWVIQDTPQGPKLKRK; encoded by the coding sequence ATGATGAAAATTCATAATACCTTGACGCAACAGCTTGAGGAAGTGGTTCCTCTTGAAGGGAACCGAATCCGGCTCTATACCTGTGGACCGACTGTTTACAATTACGCTCATATCGGAAATTTCAGAGCCTATATCTTCGAGGATCTTCTTCGTCGCTGCATCAAATATTTTGGCTTCGAGGTGGTTCAGGTGATGAATCTGACCGATGTGGACGATAAAACGATTGCGGGTGCGATCAAGGCCGGTGTGTCGCTTGATGCCTTCACCAAAATCTTTAAAGTCGCTTTTTTTGAGGATTTGAAGGGACTGAATGTGGAGCCTGCGGAACACTATCCCGCCGCCACGGATCATATTCCCGAGATGATCGACATCATTAAGAAACTGATGGATAAGGGCCATGCTTATCAGTCCGAAGATGGTTCCATTTATTTCAGCGTGTCCAGTTTTCCGGGTTATGGGAAGTTGGCCCATCTCGACATGGCAGGACTGCGACCGGGAGCTCGAGTGCATCAGGACGAATATGAGAAGGAGAATGTCGCTGATTTTGCCCTTTGGAAAGCCTGGGATGCAAAGGATGGCGATGTGGTGTGGGATGCACCTTGGGGCCGTGGGCGGCCGGGGTGGCATATTGAATGTTCTGCCATGGCCACCAAGTATCTGGGCGAAAGCTTTGATATGCATACGGGTGGCGTGGATAATGTTTTCCCCCATCATGAGGATGAGATTGCTCAAAGCGAAGCGGCAAGCGGCAAACCGTATGTACGGTACTGGTTGCATTGCGCCCACCTGATTGTGGATGGTCGGAAAATGTCCAAGTCCCTTGGGAATTTTTATACCATTCGTGATGTCATTTCCAAGGGGTATTCCGGACGCGAAGTCAGGTATGTCCTGATGGCAGGCCATTACAGGCAGTCGTTGAATTTTTCTTTTGATGCTTTAGTTGCAGCACGCAACGCACTGCAACGTTTGGATGAATTTCAAGACAGGCTCAAAGAGTTGGCGGGTGACCTTCGTGTACCCTGTGAATTACCGGACTGGGCGGTCATTTTAAAGGCAAAATTTGACGCCGGCCTAGCCGATGATCTCAATATTTCAGAATCATTGGGGGCGTTATTTGATCTGGTTCATGCAGGGAATCGAGCCATTGATGCAAAAACCCTCACTCGGGAGCAGGCCGCAGTTATTGTTGATATGTTGCTGAAATTAGATGCCGTTCTTGGTTTTTTGACCAAGCCTGCAGAGGCGATTCCAATCGAAGCCATTAATCTATTAGCCCTCCGGCAGCAAGCCCGGCAATCTAAAAATTGGCCGGAGGCGGATCGCGTACGGAATGAATTGGCTACGATAGGCTGGGTTATTCAAGATACGCCGCAGGGCCCAAAGTTGAAAAGAAAATGA